CGTGAATTCATTGAGAACCGTGTGAAGAAGATAATTGCtctgaagaaaaaactttGTGACGGAACAGACAAGTCGTTCGTCATAATCAACCAGAAAGGAATTGATCCCCCGTCTTTGGACATGCTTGCCAAAGAAAATATCGTTGCATTACGTCGTGCTAAACGCAGAAACATGGAACGCTTGGGGCTTGCCTGTGGTGGTTCTGCCATGAATTCCGTCGACGATTTAGTTGAAGAGAATCTGGGTTGGGCAGGGCTTGTATACGAACATGTCTTGGTTAGTTGTCGTCAAGGTGATATTAAAAACAGGGCATCTACTCACTGGAAAAACTTTAAAAACCATAAATTCTCAatacatgtatttttctttttaattcaatACCTTGAAATAACCAAGTTGAGattggaaaaagagaaagattttaatttttctgatgCTTAGATATTATTTAATACTCGCTAAcaattagtatttttttccatttccattCTTACTTGAATCCTAGAACTTcagaaatatttgtttttttttcaatatttccatGAACAATTCTCTATAACGTAGATAatggtaaaaatatgtatgttaGACCTGTCCTTAAGAAgggcaaaatcgaattttaatggtCTTACACCCCAAATtggttcgaaataattcaaaaaaaacgtccgaatttttaaaaaattttcactccaTATTTACCCGTGCCTAGGAAGCCTTATtttttcccataagaaaagcATTGACAGTTGTGTTAcctttttctccaattttttggaattcgatACAAGCATTTTTGGGCTAGATCGATTCACTTTTTTCCGCGTTTTTCGTAATATACAGGGAATAAAGATGTGATTGATCTAGCCCAAAAATGCTTGTatcgaattccaaaaaattggacaaaaagGTAACACAACTGTCAACATCTTCTGAGAATTAGCGATTTTTTAGCTGATAATTACGGCAGCGGtaaaaaaacgattaaaaattccgaaaaaccaatgcttttcttatgggaaaaagtaaggcttccTAGGTACGGGTAAATatggagtgaaaaattttttaaaatttggacgttttttttttaattatttcgaaccaaTTTGGGGGGTAAGaccattaaaattcgattttgcccTTCTTAAGGACAGAtctaatgtatatatatctctaAGGATTAAAACTATGTAACCGGATTGTGAAATGTAAATGAGACATTATATTTACGTTACACTTGAAAaagtgttgattttttttaggaGTTTTGGTTTCATGTTTGAGTAGACACCCTGGACAACTATTGGGAAGACTGTAGCAATTGTCTGGATGACTAGTTTCATTCATTACGTAATAaactttctacatttttcaggGTGAAACAAAGTACACCTTTGTAGAAGATTGTAAGAAGCCAACGTCTGTAACAATTCTTTTGAAAGTAAGTTATTCAGTAAGGgttacaaatttagaaataatGAAAGCAAAGAAAGGTATTTAATCACGACAATTCTGTAGTAAATGGCtagaatgataatttatttctgttaatATTTAGGGTCCCAATAAGTACACTATTACCCAACTGAAAGACGCCGTTCGGGATGGTCTGAGGGCAATTAACAATGCGATCAACGATCGTGCTGTTGTTCCTGGTGCCGGTGCTGTTGAGCTAGCTGCCAGTCGGGCACTTCATGCCTACAAAGAGCAAGTGAAGGGCAAGCAGCGACTTGGTGTTCAAGCCTATGCCGAAGCTTTACTTGTCATTCCGAAAACACTAGGTGAGCGATTTATTACTTTCCCGTTCCTCTCTTTTCAGAGTAAAAAGCGAACAATGTAAGTTATTGTAATAACAATTGTATAAATGATCATTCAGAAATTAAGAAATTGAGTTTTCACTAGATCGCGACATTTTAAGATCTAGAGGATCGCCTTTGACTAGtttgcgcgcgcgcgcgtgtgtgtgtgtgtgtgtgtgtgtgtgtgtgtgtgtgtgtgtgttagaaagagagagattaATTTTCTGCTGAGGATATCTCAAGAATGACTGAACGGGTTTTTATGATTTTCGTCCGAATCAACGTGACTTCCTAATTTAGAACTGATTACATTTCGGATCTGAATGATCCAGTACTTTTTGAGGTATTTAATACCAAAAATTAAGATAAGAATGTTTCATTTAATGTTTAGTGAGCTCGAAATGTCTCCGAATAGGAAATTCGTGGGCTGGTCTATCCAAGTCAACCAAATCAACATCTTATTTCTCGTAATAGGTTACACACATCTGGCAAATCTTCTAGTTACTATGTTGTCAGATTCATGTGAATTTTGATTCGTTTCTATGACTAATCAGTAGTTACATTATGGTGTACTAACGGTCTTGTATTACTTTGTGTCTTAGCTGTGAACAGTGGGTTCGACTCCCAAGACAGCATTGTAAAGCTGTTGGAAGAATCTACTGCACTTGGTGAAGCAGTCGGACTGGATGTGACAACTGGTGAAGCTCTCAAACCTGCGGATGCCGGAATTTACGATAATTATGTCgtcaaaaaacaaattatcaaTTCTTGGTAAGTCTTTCCTCTAACCTCTTGTAAGGttctttgaatttattataaatatacacatgttTCCGTCTTGTTTATTactttactattttttttttttgttgcagcACTGTTATCGCTAGCAACCTTCTGCTTGTCGACGAGATAATGAGAGCGGGAATGTCTTCATTGAAAGGATAAACTCTGCAAAACTCcttcaaaaaatataatttatccCTGCAAATGCATTAGCTTAAAAGTTAATTACTTGTCATTGACTTTACACATAACTTTTATTTCCTCACGCGTTTCCATGTATCGAATTTAAGCATACTACGAAAATTTGTTACTTATTACGCTTGCAAATAATGAACTAACATTTCTTACAATCAtcaggaatttttatttttttttcccctaatttgcgattttcacTCAACTCTCTGCGATTCAAACTAACTGCATTTCGTGTATTGTTACAAAAAGTGATATTTTTGTCAATAGATATTTTGGTTCTGGTTGTTCTTACATACATAACAAAAAGGTTGTGATCATCAGGATTATTATATTTCCTATACAGGATGATTAAATTCTGTATTAAATTCATTCTTACACTTTTTTTCGTGCCCGCAGTTCAAAAAGGTATTAACAAAAATACTACTTTTTATACCTTCTGATCGAAACGAAAACAGATATGTTATTATTTGCATTGAGGACGTATCGGTCGACCAACTGAATCTAAActcaagaaaaaagaaaaacccgataaaaaaatgtccagCAATATTGTTTTGACCAATGATGGTGAAGATAAATGTAGCAACATCCTTAATCTGCTATAGAAATGAATCTGACTAAAATCGAATAACACGTCCtgaaatatcaataatttgagaaaagttttGTAATTAGAACGtccaaaataattacatggtgtttttttatttgattcttATTAGTGTTTTAGAGTGACTCTGCTCGCTGACCAGACTGCGACAAATGGTCTGAAATATATCCTGAAACACTTAAATTAGAACatagttataattttcaagtgtaatattcatatattataatagTCAATGAACATCTGCTGATGATAAATTCACTTTTGGTGATAACTATTTGTACAGTCACTTTCTAGCTTTCTCCAGAGTtttttatggtaaaaaaataatccccAGAATATTAGAATAGGACAAGAAACACCaatgatcgaaaattttatacattgtcGTTATAAAACGTTTTCCCAAATCGTTGGTATCTTTGATTGTGTTATTTGAATTCTTTTTATCGCTAAGATGAAGCCAATCTATCAGATTGTACTAGAcgaactttttgaaaaatggataagtaaatatttttatataacgCAAGGATGTCATGCGTCTTTTCTGTACACAAAGTACCTGTTTCTACGACGGTCgagtgagtctgcgaatgcgaatgcgcatgcgcggagtacaaAAGAGACCACTTTTTAATCCTAGGACTTAGAAGTGGCCATTTCTGTACtatgcgcatgcgctgtcaCAAATAAATCAGACATTACAGAACCCTAATCTCAATGTCGCGCgacgtgaaaaaacgcgtaacatactcttgttacgtaaagaatcgtgtggaacaaggaggcaacggtcttttcgccacgcgtatttgcaatatttgtcTTCGGCTCACCTACGACTCATTTTGCAAACTTAAGCGCGGCCCGAAAAGACCGACTCATATTCCGGGATGATTTTGCAGTAGGTAAAAACGGTCATTTAGATCTGATTTCAGAGAAATGGACAAAAATTCCCTCAACTGAAATAGTCTTAATACCTATATTCGTTTGTCCACACGtacaattgaattttaacTTATAAAACACAACTAATAATAGACTACACTTGAGCACCGCCCGCAGCTTGAAATGAGTTAAACGCGCACTTATACGTGCGCGAGTTTCTTATCGCGTACTGTAATTGTGTGTAAATGAAGCTCATATTAATTTATGACTTGACAGACGACATGATTATGTCGTATTTGCCGGTGATCCAAGAATCAAGCGCCGATTGGTCCGTgaacattgaaataaaaagagacaCATTCTACTCTGATGCCAGTCGCTGCACGATCATTGGGGCGTGAATTTGTTCCACTTTCATTCTCGTGTAAAATGGAATCTTATACATTGGaggatattttaaataaacatttGCCGATAGATGAGTTACGAGAAGTGAAGAGAATTTTATATGGAGGAGAATTGGAGTAAGTTATGAGCAGATGTGCCTCATTTTACAACTCAACATATAGGATATTCCGTGCCAATTCGAACATGAATTGCCCGcacatttttgtattttggattttttcatGCAGCTGTTTTTGagttaatcaaatttttctacagatccatcgtatttaaaattctccaaaaattttcgatgatGTCATAGTTTAGTCCGATAATTTTTGGGTGGATTCTCTTATTATTCTTCCTAATGTTTAAATATTAAACGGTTGCGtcaaaaaaatggtaaaattttattttttagaaacGCTACTATCATCTAAAATgttttgtataaattaaatacGATAAGGTCAAAACCGGATCGAATTGGCATAGAATGCCTTATACGCAAAATGTCAGTAAGTGTTTGTTGAGCTGGCTGTAGTATTAAAATCTGGAACTAAAACGTTATCATTCTATGACTTATCTGGGTTTTCAGTTTTCATGTTACATCTCAATGCATAATGCATATGATATAAATGCATcggtaataatgataatgatacgTAAAAAATGGTGCCAACAGGAATTTAAACTTACCAAGATTCAAAGGCACCGATGATGTCGAAATAAAGGGATGGAAATTTAGAGCTTCACCCGAGCAGCTTCGTCAACCCCGAATGGTTAGAGTTGGATTAATACAGCATTCGATCGTACTACCAACAACAAGTCCTATAAATCACCAAAGAGATGctatattcaaaaaaattacagcatATGTGGAACAAGCCGCTGAGTGTGGAGTCAATTTACTTTGTCTTCAGGAAGCTTGGTGTACGTTTCTTTAAATTGAGTCGTTAACTTAGTGGGCAGCAAGTTTCTTTTGACCAAATCAATTGAACTGAGGTTTTAACAGGATGTTCTATGGCCAAATCATATAATAAAAGTTCCAAGATGTTCCCTTgtacgaaagagaaaaaaagctGTAATTTTGTTGCTTAGATTTGTTGTGACTGTGTGCTTTTCAAGTGTTATTAAATGTGTGGTTTTCAAAACACTCATTTtctaaaaacagaaaaaattcaaaaaagtcactaaagtacaataaaatttttgaacactGTCAGAAGATCGGAATAATTTCATAACACCAAATGttgattgcaaaaaataataaaaatcaaaatataattattggagCGCACTTTTcatgtgaaaataaacgaaaaagaGTTCCTGACAAAAtatgtcgagaaaaaaaaatattacagtaTTACAGAATTTATAATCATAAAATATCGACAAACGTGTCATCAATATTGGAGTTAGTTAATAACgtttttttgaatatattcgttactgtgtaattttttgaagatacatttttcatccatttacaaaaaattgtttcaatcattttcacaTGAAAAATGCATTCCAATAatgaattgttatattttcattattttttacatataATTGCGGCTGTTGTGAAACGatcatttcgaaatattttgtGTTATTCTATTAAATTCGGTATCTTGCATTTGTTCAAACTCCGAtgctttcaaatttattttaatcaacCAATCTTGTTTGAGATATCATGGATTGTCCCATATATAAACGTATTACAGTCATTTATTAGTCGATA
This is a stretch of genomic DNA from Neodiprion fabricii isolate iyNeoFabr1 chromosome 2, iyNeoFabr1.1, whole genome shotgun sequence. It encodes these proteins:
- the LOC124174656 gene encoding T-complex protein 1 subunit zeta, coding for MAAISLLNPKAEFARAAQALAVNISAAKGIQDVMRTNLGPKGTMKMLVSGAGDIKITKDGNVLLHEMQIQHPTASLIARASTAQDDMTGDGTTSTVLVIGELMKQADLYISEGLHPRMLTEGFELARAKTIEVLDSLKIPIEPTREGLMDVAKTSLRTKIHPSLADKLTEVCVDAVLAIRQDEQPADLHMVEIMEMQHRTAADTTLVRGIVMDHGSRHPDMPKRVENAYILTCNVSLEYEKSEVNSGFFYKTAEEREKLLAAEREFIENRVKKIIALKKKLCDGTDKSFVIINQKGIDPPSLDMLAKENIVALRRAKRRNMERLGLACGGSAMNSVDDLVEENLGWAGLVYEHVLGETKYTFVEDCKKPTSVTILLKGPNKYTITQLKDAVRDGLRAINNAINDRAVVPGAGAVELAASRALHAYKEQVKGKQRLGVQAYAEALLVIPKTLAVNSGFDSQDSIVKLLEESTALGEAVGLDVTTGEALKPADAGIYDNYVVKKQIINSCTVIASNLLLVDEIMRAGMSSLKG